TAAAGTTACTTTTAACGTTTTAGCCACTTTAATCCCTCCTATCCTAATAGCTGTTCTACACTGATGCCACGTAGCTTAGCCACTTGTTCAGGAGTTTTAAGTTCGCCTAAACCTTTAACAGTTGCAGCAACAACGTTTTGTTTATTGTTTGAACCTAAAGATTTTGTTCTGATGTTTTTAACACCAGCTAACTCAAGTACGGCACGCGCTGGACCACCAGCGATAACTCCTGTACCTTCAGCAGCTGTTTTCATTAGCACTTCTGCGCTACCGAATTTACCAGTGTGATCATAGTAAATACTACCGTTCTCATTACGAGGAACATAAACTAAATTCTTTTTAGCGTCTTCGATACCTTTACGGATCGCTTCAGGAATCTCAATCGCTTTACCTAGCCCGTATCCTACGTGTCCATTCTCGTCACCTACAACGACTAAAGCTGCGAAACGGAAGTTACGACCACCTTTAACAACTTTAGTAACACGCTTGATAGATACTACTTTTTCTTTTAAGTCTAAAGTGCTAGTATCAATCTTTGTATTATTCATTCAGACTAACCTCCTAACCTAGAATTGTAAGCCAGCTTCTCTTGCTGCATCAGCTAAAGCTTGAACTTTTCCATGATATATATATCCGCTTCTGTCAAATACTACTCTTGTGATACCTTTTTCCATAGCTCTTTTAGCTACTGCTTCACCAACAACTTTAGCTGCATCAACGTTGTTAGTTTTTTCTAAGTTAGCTTTAATATCAGCTTCCATAGTAGATGCAGATACTAAAGTGTGAGCTTTTGTATCATCTATAACTTGTGCATACATATGGTTGTTACTTTTGAAAACACATAGACGTGGCTTTTCAGAAGTACCAACTAATGTATATCTTAAACGCTTGTGCTTTTTCACACGATTTGCGCTTCTACTTGGCTTTTTGATCATGTCTATTTCACCCCTTTACTTACTTAGCAGTTTTTCCTTCTTTACGACGAATAACTTCATCAGCGTACTTAATACCTTTGCCTTTATATGGCTCTGGTGGTCTCTTGAAACGAATCTCAGCTGCATATTGACCAACTTTTTCTTTATCAATACCTTTAATAATGATAACGTTAGTACCTTCAACAACTGACTCTAATCCTGCTGGATCTTCCATTTCAACTGGGTGAGAATAACCTAATGTAAGGTTTAATTTTTTTCCTTGCTTTGCTGCTCTATAACCAACACCATTGATTTCTAACTTTTTCTCGAAGCCCTTAGTTACTCCTTCAACCATATTAGCGATTAAAGTTCTTGTAAGACCATGTAAAGATCTCATTTTCTTTAAATCGTTAGGACGAGTAACTACAACTTGATTGTCTTCTACAGTGATGTTCATTTCTTCTGGTAATCGTTTTTCTAAAGTTCCTTTAGAACCTTTAACTGTAACATGATTGCCTTCAGCTAATTTAACTTCAACCCCTGCTGGGATTTCGATAGGCATTTTACCGATACGAGACATTAGTTGCACCTCCCTATTGCTATTTCAATCTCGGGCGTTATTACCAAATAAATGCTAATACTTCGCCACCTACGTTTTGTTTTCTAGCATCTTTATCTGTTAAGATACCTTTGTTTGTAGAAATAAGAGCTGTTCCTAAACCACCTAATACTTTTGGTAATTCTTCTTTACCTGCGTATACACGTAAACCTGGTTTAGAAATTCTTTTGATACCTGTAATAACTTTTTCATTTTTATCTCTACCATATTTCAATTCGATGCGAATTGTTTTAATATGTCCGTCTTCGATTAATTCAAAGCCTTTAACGTATCCTTCTTT
This window of the Vallitalea okinawensis genome carries:
- the rpsH gene encoding 30S ribosomal protein S8; this translates as MTMSDPIADMLTRIRNGNTAKHDKVDVPASKIKVAIADILVKEGYVKGFELIEDGHIKTIRIELKYGRDKNEKVITGIKRISKPGLRVYAGKEELPKVLGGLGTALISTNKGILTDKDARKQNVGGEVLAFIW
- the rplF gene encoding 50S ribosomal protein L6 gives rise to the protein MSRIGKMPIEIPAGVEVKLAEGNHVTVKGSKGTLEKRLPEEMNITVEDNQVVVTRPNDLKKMRSLHGLTRTLIANMVEGVTKGFEKKLEINGVGYRAAKQGKKLNLTLGYSHPVEMEDPAGLESVVEGTNVIIIKGIDKEKVGQYAAEIRFKRPPEPYKGKGIKYADEVIRRKEGKTAK
- the rpsE gene encoding 30S ribosomal protein S5, producing the protein MNNTKIDTSTLDLKEKVVSIKRVTKVVKGGRNFRFAALVVVGDENGHVGYGLGKAIEIPEAIRKGIEDAKKNLVYVPRNENGSIYYDHTGKFGSAEVLMKTAAEGTGVIAGGPARAVLELAGVKNIRTKSLGSNNKQNVVAATVKGLGELKTPEQVAKLRGISVEQLLG
- the rplR gene encoding 50S ribosomal protein L18: MIKKPSRSANRVKKHKRLRYTLVGTSEKPRLCVFKSNNHMYAQVIDDTKAHTLVSASTMEADIKANLEKTNNVDAAKVVGEAVAKRAMEKGITRVVFDRSGYIYHGKVQALADAAREAGLQF